A window of the Longimicrobiaceae bacterium genome harbors these coding sequences:
- a CDS encoding YnfA family protein, with protein sequence MTISPLARSIALFVAAGLAEVGGGYLVWRWLRDGRGVLVGLIGGAVLFLYGVIPTYQTESFGRTYAAYGGFFVALSLLWGWGVEGRRPDAPDFVGALICLAGVGVIMYWPRS encoded by the coding sequence TTGACCATCTCTCCACTTGCCCGCTCCATCGCCCTCTTCGTCGCCGCGGGCCTCGCGGAGGTGGGCGGGGGCTACCTGGTCTGGCGATGGCTGCGCGACGGGCGAGGGGTCCTCGTGGGACTGATCGGTGGAGCGGTGCTGTTCCTCTACGGCGTGATCCCGACCTATCAGACCGAGTCGTTCGGGCGCACCTACGCAGCGTATGGGGGATTCTTCGTGGCGCTCTCGCTGCTCTGGGGCTGGGGAGTCGAGGGGCGTCGTCCGGATGCGCCGGACTTTGTCGGGGCACTCATCTGCCTCGCGGGCGTCGGCGTCATCATGTACTGGCCGCGATCGTGA
- a CDS encoding alpha/beta hydrolase has product MPTITTRDGTEIFYKAWGRGQPIVFHHGWPLSADDWDGQMMFFLQRGYRVVAHDRRGHGRSTQTWTGNDMDTYAADVAELTATLDLREAIHIGHSTGGGEVARYVARHGKGRVAKAVLISAVAPIMVRTDANPGGLPISVFDELRTNTAFNRAQFYLDFTIPFYGYNRPGAKVSEGVRQNWWRQGMMGSVQA; this is encoded by the coding sequence ATGCCGACGATCACGACGCGCGACGGAACCGAGATCTTCTACAAGGCGTGGGGCAGGGGCCAGCCGATCGTCTTCCACCACGGGTGGCCGCTCAGCGCGGACGACTGGGACGGACAGATGATGTTCTTCCTGCAGCGCGGGTACCGCGTCGTCGCGCACGACCGCCGCGGGCACGGGCGCTCGACCCAGACCTGGACCGGGAACGACATGGACACCTACGCCGCCGACGTCGCGGAGCTCACCGCGACGCTCGACCTCCGCGAGGCGATCCACATCGGCCACTCCACCGGCGGCGGCGAGGTGGCGCGCTACGTGGCGCGCCACGGCAAGGGCCGCGTGGCCAAGGCGGTGCTGATCAGCGCGGTGGCGCCGATCATGGTCAGGACCGACGCGAATCCCGGCGGGCTGCCCATCAGCGTCTTCGACGAGCTCCGAACCAACACGGCCTTCAACCGCGCGCAGTTCTACCTGGATTTCACCATCCCCTTCTACGGCTACAACCGCCCCGGCGCGAAGGTGTCGGAGGGCGTGCGCCAGAACTGGTGGCGGCAGGGGATGATGGGGAGCGTGCAGGCC
- a CDS encoding GDCCVxC domain-containing (seleno)protein, whose amino-acid sequence MTEPILRSDLRCPHCAHTETLSMPTDACVFFHECAVCHSIIRPNAGDCCVFCSFGSVVCPPMQGGASDCCAPAAIPSRTPGVTR is encoded by the coding sequence ATGACCGAGCCGATCCTGCGTTCCGACCTGCGCTGCCCGCACTGCGCGCACACGGAGACCTTGTCGATGCCAACGGATGCCTGCGTGTTCTTCCACGAGTGCGCGGTCTGCCACAGCATCATCCGTCCAAACGCGGGTGATTGCTGCGTCTTCTGCTCGTTCGGCTCCGTCGTTTGTCCGCCGATGCAGGGTGGTGCGAGCGACTGTTGTGCCCCTGCGGCGATCCCGTCGCGAACGCCCGGAGTGACACGATGA
- a CDS encoding MerC domain-containing protein gives MNRTAQALSRYAGGAGAVAASCAALCCAGAPIILSVLAATGLSFLRTDAILVPVIGVALVITLWGFWTGRRVHGSSGPFALGVVGSVALVAGVVFVHGVPAKVLIGAGALILLAATLWNARLPHACDVPVQLERSTA, from the coding sequence ATGAATCGAACGGCCCAGGCGTTGTCGCGGTACGCCGGCGGTGCCGGTGCCGTCGCCGCGAGCTGCGCCGCGCTCTGCTGCGCGGGTGCGCCGATCATCCTCAGCGTTCTCGCCGCCACGGGCCTCAGCTTCCTGCGCACGGACGCCATCCTCGTCCCGGTCATCGGCGTCGCGCTGGTGATCACGCTCTGGGGATTCTGGACGGGCCGGCGCGTTCACGGCTCTTCCGGCCCGTTCGCGCTTGGCGTCGTCGGCAGCGTTGCGCTCGTCGCCGGCGTCGTGTTCGTGCACGGTGTGCCGGCGAAGGTGCTGATCGGCGCGGGCGCACTGATCCTGCTGGCCGCGACGCTCTGGAACGCGCGCCTGCCACACGCGTGTGACGTGCCCGTGCAGCTCGAGCGCTCGACGGCGTGA